Within the Terriglobales bacterium genome, the region TAGCGCCGTCAAAGACTACTGCGTAAGCGGCGCTGGCGGAGAAAGTACCTTGCAGAGCTCCATCGCTGGCACGTAGCTTCGTGACGTTGTTGCTGCCGAAATTTACGACCCAGACGTTGGCGCCATCAAAGGCGATGCCTTGTGGGCCAGAGCCCACGGCAAATGTCCCCTGATTTGCCCCATCGCTTGCGCGCAGCTTCGTGACTGTGTTGGCGCCGTTGTTTGTGACCCAAATATTGGCGCCGTCAAACGCGACTCCCCTGGGCGCAGAGCCGACGGAGAAGGTTCCCAGGTTTGCTCCATCGCTCGCGCGCAGCTTTCTGACATTGTTACCACCGGTATTAGCGACCCAGATATTGGCTCCGTCGAAGGCCAATCCGACAGGGGTAGCGCCGGTGAAGAACGATCCCTGGAGAGCGCCGTCGCTAGCGCGCAGCTTGGTGACATTGTTGCTGACTTGGTTTGCTACCCAGATATTGACGCCGTCAAAGGCGATCGCGATAGGATTGCTACCGACTCCAAAATCCTGGCGATACCACTGCAGCAGCGCTGCTTTGTGCTGGAGCAGCGATCCGCCCGCGAACTGGTTGGTACTCATATTGGTGAGCCCTGAGCCGTCCCCGTTGAACACGCCGCTGGCAGAAACCGACGCCACCGCCGTGCCCGTATTGTCTCGCCACTCCTCAAGGTTAGCGGTTTGTGAGCCCGCTCCTTGCACAGCCAACCCCACGTTGCCAGCTGCCCCGGTCTGGATAACCTGCGTGCCGGTAGCAAAAGTATTAGCCACTGCTAATTGCGAATACAGGTTGTTGGTGAAATTTGTATCAAGGCTCAAAGTTCCGCTGGAAGTGATGGTGCCGCCTGTGAGCCCGGTGCCGGAAGAAACGCTGGTCACAATGGGAAAGGTCTGGCTGTTGACGAAGTTCACGATTCCGGTGTTGGCATTGATCGTAAATCCGCTGCTGCCGATGGCGACAATCCCGCCGTTGTCCGTGATATCAGAATTGATAAGATGCCGCGGGTTGGCGTCAAACTTGGCGAGAGTGCCCGGCGTTCCCGGAGTGAAGACAAGCTGGTAGAGCACAGGCCCGTCGCTCTGCTGCCGCGATGACGGGGTACGCTGCCAGTGCAGTTCCGCTGTGGGCCGCAGGCTGGCCATCTGCACGGGTTGGGGTTGCTGGGCAAAGATGCCACTCGTAATCAGTGAAACCCCGATCAATAAAAACAAAGATACAAACAGAACACGAGATACCCGGATCATCGATCTCCTCCTTAGAACTTGCTGATGCTGTTGGCGGTGTAGTTCGCGACCCAGATGTTGGCGCCGTCAAAGGCCACTCCGGTGGGGCCGGCAGCGGTGGTGAACGTCCCCAGGTTTGCCCCATCCATCGCACGCAGCTTGGTGATGCTGTTGCCCAAGTTGTTTGCGATCCAGAGATTGGCGCCATCAAAGGCCACTCCTTCGGGACTGGAGCCAGTGGCAAAAGTGCCGAGAGGGGCTCCATCGCTCGCGTGCAGCTCGGTGACGTTGTTGCTGCCTGCGTTCGTAACCCAGATGTTGGCGCCATCAAAGGCTATTCCTTCAGGATTAGTGCCGACAGAGAACGTCCCCAGGTTCGCCCCATCGCTGGCGCGCAGCTTGGTGACGTTGTTGCTGTTGAAATTTGTCACCCAGACGTTGGCGCCGTCGAAGGCTACTGCTGTAGGAAAAGCACCGACGGAGAATGCGCCCAGGTTCGCCCCATCGCTGGCGCGCAGCTTGGTGACAGTGTTGCCGCCGAAGTTCGTGACCCAGATATTGGCCCCATCAAAGGCCACTGCTTCAGGATTAGAGCCGGCCACAAATGTGCCCAGGTTCGCTCCATCGCTCGCGCGCAGTTTGGTGACATTGTTGCCGGAGCCATTCACGACCCAAATGTTGCTGCCGTCAAAAGCTACTCCTAATGGATCAAAACCGACCAAAAACGTGCCCAGGGCTGTGCTGTCGCTGGCGCGCAGCTTAGTGACAGTTCTGAAGAGATTATTCGTGACCCAGATATTGACGCCGTCAAAGGCGATTGCGATAGGGCCATTGGGGATTGCAAAATCCTGGCGATACCACTGCATGAGCGCAGCTTTGCGCTGGCGCAGGGTGCCATCCACGATTTGGTTGTTGCTCAGGTTGGTGAGTGCCGAGCCGTCTCCGCTGAATTTACCGCCTGCGGAAATCGAGGCCATCGCCCCGCCCGCGTTATTTCTCCATTCTTCAAGGTTAGCGGTCTGCGCGCTCGCTCCCTGCACAGCCAATCCAACTGTGCCTGCGGCCCCGGTCTGTACGAGTTGCGTGCCGGTAGTGAAGGTATTGGCCGCTGCGAGCTGTGCGTACAGGTTGTTTGTGAAATTCGTATCCAGGCTCAAGGTTCCGCTGGAAGTGATGGGGCCGCCGGTGAGTCCGGGGCCGGAAGCAATGCTGGTTATAGCGTTGGGAAATGTCTGCTCGTTCACGAAGTTGATGATGCCGGTACTGACATTGATCGCGAATCCGCTGCCGCCGATGGCGACAATCCCGCCAACATCGCTGATATCAGAGCTGACGAGATGCCGCGCGTTGGTGTCGAACTTGGCAATTGCGCCGGGCGTTCCAGGGGTGAAAACAAGCTGATAGAGCACGGGCCCATCGCTGTGCTGCTGTGTGGGCGAGATGCGCTGCCAGTGCAACCCCGGAGCCGGACGCAAACTGGCCATCTGCACGGGTTGGGGCTGCTGGGCAAGGATATTTATCGTAGCTGTCAGCGAAAAAAAGAATACCGACAGAACGCGTGCGCTCCGAAACATGAATGCCTCCAGTGCTGGAAAATCTTTTTCCCGATCGATTCACGCGATTTCAAAACCCACAACGGCAACCGGGGATGTAAACTTTTGCTCTCGTCGGTTGTTGTCCTTGCGTGCTACCGAGCTTGCTGAGAATGCAGGCTGCCTTCCGAATTCTTCGTTGTTATTAGTCTTTGGGCTGTCGAAACACACCTGACCACGCGCGCCGTGCTGGATCCCGGCTTCCGGGAGTGGCCCTCTTCCGATCAACACAATTTCAAAAGTCGGGCAAGGGAACCGAGGATGCAAATTTGAGCTCCTCGGTTCCCTTTGCCTTCTCCCCCAAGCCCGCTGATAAGGCGGGCTTGATCTGGAAAATTAAGGGCAGCAGCGACATAAAGTCCTCTGGAAGTTCTCATGAATTTCTGAAAAAGGCCCCATTGTGGCTGCAACCGCAACAAACTATGCGAGATAAGGCCTTACGCGTCGGGTCAGGAATGTGGCCAATGTGAGAACTTCGTGAGGACTTTCCTGCTCTCCAGAGCTAGTCTTGCCAACATAGATGTATCTATAGATTCATAGATATAGATAAGGTCAGAACATGCCGGAACAGACGAAAAGACAGCAACTAGAAACGCACCTGGCGGCGCGCGCCACGCAGGACCCCGATTTCCGGGAGCGGCTCCTGCGGGATCCGAAGCAGGCGATTGAACAGGAAATTGGCTTAAAGTTTCCTGACGGCTTACATATTTCTGTTCACGAAGAAAAGCTGAACCAATTGTGTGTAATCCTTCCGGTGGATCTGCTGACCTCAGAGGACCTGCTGCCCCATGACATCGGTTCAGACCAGAGTGCAGCCGATGAAACGCCGTTTTGGAAGAGGCTCAAACGCCGCAAAACCATGTGATACAATTCTTTTTCCTGCTTCTTGTTAATAGCCAGTGACTGCAGGGTTGCAGCCAACCTCCCTCTGGGGTGAGCTTCCAGATTTTTGGTTTCTTGGAAAATGGCACACCAGCCCAAGCCCGCGCGTGCCACCGCCGATTTCTTTGAATTCGGCCCATTCCGGCTCGACGTTGCCAATCGTTCGCTGTATCGCTCAGACGAATACGTTCCTCTCACGCCCAAAGTTTTTGAAACCTTGCTCCTGCTCGTGGAAGAGGCCGGTCGCGTGGTGGACAAAGAACAACTGATGCAACGGGTCTGGCCTGAAGCCTTCGTAGAAGAGGGCAGCATCACCAACAATATCTCTACGCTGCGTAAGATCCTGAATCCTTATTTCGAAGGAGAGGGCCCTATTGCCACAGTAGCCCGGCGCGGCTATCGCTTTACGGCAAGCGTGAATCTGCGAAACGAAACGGCCGACATTGTGCTGCACAGCGCCGCTCCTGCTGTTGCTGCCGAACCGGTACAGCAACCCGAGACAACGCTTTTGCCCCCGCCAGCGAAAACGGCGAAGCCTCGCATGATCGCTTTCGTGGCGGTGGGAATGATCTTTCTTACTCTCACTGGTGTTTTCTTCGTACGCACGTGGAAGCAGCCTGCGCGGACTCCTGCCGTTGCCGCGCGTCCCTCGGTTGCGGTGCTTGCGATGAAAAATCTTTCCGGAAGATCGCAAGACGCGTGGCTTTCCACCGCTTTGACAGAAACCATCACTGCCGAGCTGATGGCCGGCGGACAGTTGCGCCTGATTCCTGGCGACAGTGTGACGCAAATGCAGCAGGAGTTGGCGCCGCCCCCGGGCGTGGGGTTGGACCGGCAGCAGCTCGACAGCATCGGCCGCAACCTAGGCTGCGACATGGTTTTGACCGGCGACTATCTGGTCGTCGGCGACAAGATTCGCGTGGATATCCGGCTCGATGACCTCGCCTCGCAGCAACCCGTGGCCTCTGTCAGCGAGACGCAGGACGAAAAAGACCTGCTGGAGATGGTCTCGCGCGCCGGGGATGAGCTACGTTCCAAGCTCGGGGTTGCTGTTCCGCTCGCCGGTCAGGCTGAGGCGTTCCGCGCATCGTTTTCGCCGAACCCAGAAGCGCGCCAGTTTTACTTTCAGGGCCTTGATGCGCTCCGTCTACGCGATGGGCCACGCGCACGCGATCTGTTCATCCAGGCGGCCTCCGCCGACCCCAATTTCGCATTGGCGCACTCGGCTCTCTCGACGACATGGCGTCTGCTCGGCTACGATCAGCGTGGCTCCGAAGAAGCCAAACGTGCACTTGATCTTTCTGAACCGCTCTCGCGTGAAGACCGGCTTGCCATCGAAGCTCAGTACTACGAGGCATCGTCAAACTGGAGCAAGGCGATTGAGAAGTATCAGGCGCTGTGGAACTTCTTTCCCGACAACATCGAGTACGGGCTGAGGCTGGGAAACGTGCAGCAACTCGGCGGCAGGTACAAGGATGCCCAAGCAGTCATCGCGCAAATGCGGGCGTTGCCTGCTCCGCTTAACGCCGATCCGCGCATTGACCTGCTGGAATCCACCGTTGACGATCTTCTCGCCGACCGCACCGGTGCGATGAAAGTGGTTTCGCAAGCCGTGGAAAAAGCCAAGGCCTCGAATGCACGGCTACTGTTGGCACGAGCGCGCGTCAAACAGGCAATCTATGACAGCCGTCTGGGCAAACCGGATGAAGCCTTGCAGTACCTGGCCGAGGCCAAACAGATATTTCAGTCTATGGGCGAAATTGGCGGCGTGGTCGATACCATGCGCTGGAATGCTGTTGTGCTGACCCGGCGCGGCCAGGCGGCTGACGCCAACAAAGAGCTGGAATCTGCGCTGGCTCTCTCCCAAAGTCTCAACTATGTGCGGCTCACGACTGCGATTCTGTTGGCGCAAGCCGATGCCTTCCGCGTTCAGGGACAGCTCTCGACCGCCAGAACAAAGTGCGAACAAGCCCTGGCCTCGGCCCAGCAAGCCGAGAACAAATCCCTCATAGCCCATGCTCTCTTGAGCCTGGGAGTCATTCTGAAATTACAAGGCGACTATACGGCCGCTCGCGCCAAGATGTGGGAATCTGCGGAGATGACCGGCGAACTGGGAGAAAAAAGCGACCGCACCAATGCCTTAAACAGCGTCGCCGTCATTGACCTTTCTCAGGGAAAACTGCAGCAGGCGCGCAGCGAGCTCGAAGAGATCCTTCCCATTGACCGGAAAATCGGCGACAAAACCTCCATCGCACTTCGACTCAATAATCTCTCCCGGGTGCTTCGAATGCAAGGCGACCTTGCCGGAGCCGAGAAGCTGAATACCGAAGAGTGCCAGATACAAGAAGCATTGAACGCAAAGCCGGCTTTGGCGGGATGCCGCATTCGACTGGCCGTGCTGTGGATGGCTCAGGGACGCAACTCCAATGCTCGCGCCGCAATTGATAAAGTCACTGGTGACCTCAAGCTGGAGACGCTCACTCCAGGTGATCTGACGAGCATAGCCAGTCTCCAACTGGCAGCCGGCGAGCCGGAAAAGGCTGCTGCAACTTTGGTCGAGACGCAGCGTGTGCTCAGTGGCCGCTCGTATATTGCAGAGGAGGCTGTTCCCGTTGCAATAGCGGTTGCTCGCTTGGATGCAGCACAGGGTCACACTGCAACGGCGACGAAACACCTGGAACAAGCAAAGGCCGAAGCACAAAGATTCGATCTGCTGCCTCTGGTACTGGAAGCCAGGCTGGCAATGGCTGAGATCGCCGCCCGATCCGGCAACCGCTCCGAAGCAGCGGCGATAGCTCATGAGGCTGCCCAGGCCGGCTTTGGGTTGATCGCCAGCAAGGCCAATGCACTCGCTCGCTCCAAAAAATCTTGACGTATAGGGAAAACAAAACCGCATATTAGCGCGGCCCGAGATCGGTAACATTCGCGTTGTTCTAAATGAACAACGTTGTTTTAATTTCGAGCGCAAGATCAAACAGCTTGAAAGCGGCAGCGATACGCGCCAAGATGCGCGCATGCTGATGGTATAAACCTTAAAGCCCAGCGCAGCAGAACGTCCCATCACAAGAAACACCAAAAGGGCCGCCAAAAGGAAAAGAGGAAGAAAGAAACCAAGCTTCATAATCAATATCTTGAGCGACAGATGGATCATTCAGACAATTTGACCCCAGATTGCATAAGGAGTGAATTAGGAAAGCAATAAGAATTCATAAAGAACCAACATTCAGAAATGATCATCATAAGGATGGATATAAGCAAAATCGCGTTTCATAATCCCCGGACTAGGGTAAAACTACTGTCTAGTTATGCCCTTATTTGAATGGTTTGGCACTCCCAGAAACGGAAGCGTCAATCTTAATGTAGAAAAAATCGAGCACTATGCTCCGACTTAGGACTTACGTCAATGGAGATGACGCGGTGCCCAAGTGAGCGCACGAACTCCTCCAGCTTTCGCTCCTGCCTTAGCCTCCAGCGCTTTCTTCCTCCGATGACGACCACACTATTCGGAACCAGTATCCGTTGCAGGCATTGCTTCCGGTCACGGCAGAAATAGAGCTCT harbors:
- a CDS encoding NHLP leader peptide family RiPP precursor, translated to MPEQTKRQQLETHLAARATQDPDFRERLLRDPKQAIEQEIGLKFPDGLHISVHEEKLNQLCVILPVDLLTSEDLLPHDIGSDQSAADETPFWKRLKRRKTM
- a CDS encoding tetratricopeptide repeat protein; this translates as MAHQPKPARATADFFEFGPFRLDVANRSLYRSDEYVPLTPKVFETLLLLVEEAGRVVDKEQLMQRVWPEAFVEEGSITNNISTLRKILNPYFEGEGPIATVARRGYRFTASVNLRNETADIVLHSAAPAVAAEPVQQPETTLLPPPAKTAKPRMIAFVAVGMIFLTLTGVFFVRTWKQPARTPAVAARPSVAVLAMKNLSGRSQDAWLSTALTETITAELMAGGQLRLIPGDSVTQMQQELAPPPGVGLDRQQLDSIGRNLGCDMVLTGDYLVVGDKIRVDIRLDDLASQQPVASVSETQDEKDLLEMVSRAGDELRSKLGVAVPLAGQAEAFRASFSPNPEARQFYFQGLDALRLRDGPRARDLFIQAASADPNFALAHSALSTTWRLLGYDQRGSEEAKRALDLSEPLSREDRLAIEAQYYEASSNWSKAIEKYQALWNFFPDNIEYGLRLGNVQQLGGRYKDAQAVIAQMRALPAPLNADPRIDLLESTVDDLLADRTGAMKVVSQAVEKAKASNARLLLARARVKQAIYDSRLGKPDEALQYLAEAKQIFQSMGEIGGVVDTMRWNAVVLTRRGQAADANKELESALALSQSLNYVRLTTAILLAQADAFRVQGQLSTARTKCEQALASAQQAENKSLIAHALLSLGVILKLQGDYTAARAKMWESAEMTGELGEKSDRTNALNSVAVIDLSQGKLQQARSELEEILPIDRKIGDKTSIALRLNNLSRVLRMQGDLAGAEKLNTEECQIQEALNAKPALAGCRIRLAVLWMAQGRNSNARAAIDKVTGDLKLETLTPGDLTSIASLQLAAGEPEKAAATLVETQRVLSGRSYIAEEAVPVAIAVARLDAAQGHTATATKHLEQAKAEAQRFDLLPLVLEARLAMAEIAARSGNRSEAAAIAHEAAQAGFGLIASKANALARSKKS